A region of the Primulina eburnea isolate SZY01 chromosome 7, ASM2296580v1, whole genome shotgun sequence genome:
GAAGCACTTGCTTGAAGCCCATAGACACTCTCCTTCACGCTTTCGATTGCGCTTTGGGCACACCGGATTTTCGGTAGGCTTCTGAGCAGCTTTCTTCTGTGGttgcattaaaaatatattttaatgcaaccacgtagaaaaaaatattttaaacatgcaaataggcacaacataattaattcatgcaattaaaacatttaactaAAATACTATAGAACTTAATCATTGCATGAATGTGGTTCGCGTAGACCTTCGAATTTTCGGGGAGTTATAAATTCCCTCACTGTTTCTACTTTGGACGGGTCAACTTTAATGCCACTACTAGAAATAACATGGCCCAAAAATGTCATTTTCTCTAACTAAAAttcacacttgctgaactttACAGACAGCTTATGATTTTTCAACACTTGATGGCTATGATCCTCCCGGTTCTTCGAATAAAAGAGgatgtcatctatgaatacGATGACGAATTGGTCCAAATAAGACTGAAATAATCGATTCATGAGAttcatgaagatcgctggagcatttgtcaaccaaatggcatcacaaggaactcgtaatGCCGATAGCAAGTTCCGAAGGCTATATTGTGCACATTTGCATCTTTCACTCTTAGATGATGGTATTCGGAGCAAAGATCTAACTTGGAAAACATAGAAGCTCCTTGAAATTAATCGAATAATCCTAGGCAATAGGTACTTATTTTTCACTGTAACTCTGTTTAGCTCCCAATAGTCAATGTAAAGCCTGATacttccatccttcttcttcgcGAAGAGTATtggtgcgccccaaggtgaAGAACTAGGGAGAATGAGCCTTCATCGAGTAGCTCTTGTATTTTCTATTTGAGCTCCTTCATCGCTGCACGCTCTGATCGATAAGGTTCCTTGGAGATTGGCATGGTGCCCGACATAtgatcaatggaaaactccacttCTTGCTCAGGTGGAATCACAACAACGTCATTGGGAAACACATTAGGAAAACCTCTGACAACTGGGACTTCTGCTACAGTCTGACTGGTAGTAACGGGAGCTGAAATAATGCTCGCGAAGAACGCTTGGCACCCCTTATGCATAAGCTTCTCGCATGAAGACATGATATCATCTAAGGTGTGTTGTTGCGTCCACTTGGCTCGAATACAAACTTCTCCTCGATCAAGAGTCTGACCCTCACTGATTTTTGTTGTAAGTCGATCGTGACTCCATTCTTTGACAACCAATTCATTCCCATAATGATGTCAAACTCGGTCATCTGCAGCACAATAAGTTCGGCAAAGACTGTGTGGCCCTGAAGATCGAGACTCGAGTCTCTGACCACGCTAGAAGTAGGCAGTTCCTCCCCAAATGGAACGGTC
Encoded here:
- the LOC140835872 gene encoding uncharacterized protein, which translates into the protein MGVATNALLDSGATHSFISDGFVSYLGVKYNKLDVIYSLTVPFGEELPTSSVVRDSSLDLQGHTVFAELIVLQMTEFDIIMGMNWLSKNGVTIDLQQKSVRVRLLIEENQTVAEVPVVRGFPNVFPNDVVVIPPEQEVEFSIDHMSGTMPISKEPYRSERAAMKELK